The Bacillus sp. Y1 genome includes the window CCTTAGGATCCTGTCCTAAGGCTTTTTTATAAAAGAATTGGGTGATTAATTCAATGAACGAATACATAGTTAGAACAAACAGTACGGAAGAGACTTTACAATTTTCAAAGGAACTTGCACAAAAGCTTCAACCGGGAGATGTGATTACATTAGAGGGTGATCTTGGTGCAGGTAAGACGACTTTTACTAAAGGACTCGCAGTGGGACTTGATATTAACAAAAACGTAAGTAGTCCGACTTTTACTATTATAAAAGAATATAACGGAAGACTCCCTCTTTATCATATGGATGTGTACCGATTAGAGGATT containing:
- the tsaE gene encoding tRNA (adenosine(37)-N6)-threonylcarbamoyltransferase complex ATPase subunit type 1 TsaE; protein product: MNEYIVRTNSTEETLQFSKELAQKLQPGDVITLEGDLGAGKTTFTKGLAVGLDINKNVSSPTFTIIKEYNGRLPLYHMDVYRLEDSYEDLGFDEYFEGQGVTVVEWAHLIEEQLPNELLQIKITHGEENSRILTITPKGKRYEMLCKELFA